From Apis mellifera strain DH4 linkage group LG5, Amel_HAv3.1, whole genome shotgun sequence, the proteins below share one genomic window:
- the LOC100578665 gene encoding uncharacterized protein LOC100578665 codes for MIVNVPMFHFVSGQSFGSIDTSTNTPRVSPSFFSLSSPPSSSKKRTTFTKHFRDSRGLFNGGPLITRAITDGRYRGELVDDMERGTTTSSTISSLHCLVHRLVESKNRPFHRITDDHPMRIRCPFSTIIVFVAFVMVLVSSGRAFTRRNTIVTWKRGEKFDHRSFLERTLAVGRNEETEASEEGISKKKKKLRDSTPRSIESIGTKAEAFILLLFFFFFPLSLSLSLSPSLSLSSPATASLLCVSRSDRENKVARPVTRASFLPPHRHSPCPDTFSRISAYFVIVPPPSPPPPAVFSHPPPSPPPELPPLYTATASTTFVLRLFFFHLQLSSPFSSLSPSLAFLLLLLFLLLLLLLLLRFFFSLFLLPSSS; via the coding sequence ATGATCGTCAATGTTCCAATGTTCCACTTCGTTTCTGGACAGAGTTTTGGATCGATCGACACAAGCACAAACACTCCTCGAGTCTCTCCGTCGTTTTTCTCACTGTCCTCTCCCCCGTCGTCTTCGAAAAAACGAACCACTTTCACGAAACACTTTCGCGATTCACGGGGATTATTTAACGGGGGTCCGTTAATCACACGGGCGATAACAGATGGACGATATCGTGGCGAATTGGTTGACGATATGGAGCGCGGAACCACCACCTCGTCCACTATCTCGTCTCTCCACTGTCTCGTCCACCGGCTGGTCGAGTCGAAGAATAGGCCGTTTCATCGAATAACTGATGATCATCCGATGCGTATACGATGCCCCTTTTCGACGATCATCGTTTTCGTTGCCTTCGTCATGGTTCTCGTCTCGTCGGGCCGCGCGTTTACACGGCGAAACACCATCGTAACGtggaaaagaggggaaaaattcGATCACCGTTCGTTCCTCGAACGAACTCTCGCCGTTGGAAGAAACGAAGAGACTGAGGCGAGCGAGGAAGGaatatcgaaaaagaagaaaaaactgcGCGATTCGACGCCGCGATCGATAGAGTCGATCGGGACGAAAGCGGAGGCGTTtattctcctcctttttttctttttttttcctctttctctctctctctctctctctccctctctctctctctcttctcctgcTACGGCGTCTCTACTTTGCGTCTCGAGATCGGATCGCGAAAACAAAGTTGCGCGTCCCGTGACGCGCGCGTCTTTTCTTCCTCCACACCGTCACTCTCCGTGTCCCGATACGTTTTCACGTATCTCCGCTTATTTCGTTATCGTGCCTCCGCCTTCACCGCCGCCTCCTGCCGTCTTTTCTCATCCTccaccttctcctcctccagaACTACCACCACTATATACCGCTACCGCCTCCACCACCTTCGTCCTccgtctcttcttcttccacctCCAGCTTTCCTCACCCTTCTCCTCGCTCTCGCCGAGTCTcgccttccttcttcttcttctctttctcctcctcctcctcctcctcctcctccgcttcttcttctccctttttcttcttccttcttcctcctaa